The genome window GACGTCGAGCAATCCGAGTTCCGTCGATCCACGGGAATCCGACAGCACGAGAGCGACGTGAGTCCCCGCAGGAGACGGAGTGAAATAATCGATGCCCAGTCCTCGATCCGAGAGGTATTCGAGGTTGCCTTCCAGGTCGACGCGTATCAAGCGGCGATCGAGCGTTTTCCCGCCCGACAGGTAGACAATAGATCCTGTGCCCGACACGGTGTACTGGGACGTGCCCCAGGATTCCCGACCGGCAACATCGTCGAGAATCAGGCGTGGTCTGCCCAGCGTGTAATTCGAAAGATCAACCTTGACAGCGAAGAGCGAATTCCCCTCCGCGTACAGGAGCACGTCGGGTTCCACAAATTGCGGATACATTCCTTCCGTGGACACGGTGTACCTGTCCCCCGTTTCCGTGTCGATGAGGGCTAGCTGCTGACTCTCGCCCAGGATCACGCAGGCAACGGTCTTCCCATCCGGTAACATGACACCCCGGACGTGTCCGGTTTCGCCGAGGGACGAATCCGGTGTAGTGAGTGCGACCGGCTCACCCCCGAGGATCGACACCCTGTACAGTCCGTCAGATACGCTCGGCGAATAGACCACGTAGTCAGCGTGCGTCCAGGAAACACCCGGTGGAGTAGCGACAGCATCTCCGAGGGTCTTCGGGCTTCCACCCCTGATCGAGACCAGCTTGATTCCGTCGAAGGAACCGAACGCGACCGACTCGCCATCCTGCGACAGGGCGGGATCTGATACGGAACCCAGTTCGACGTGGTCGAGCTGTCGCGGTGGATCGGACGACGTGAGGTCGACCATATAGAGCGTTTCCAAGCCCGAGTCCAGAGAACCAATGTACACAAGCCGGGTGCCGTCTTGTGACAGAGACATCTGCCGGGATCCGGGCTCATAGTTCAGCCACCCGGCTTCGTCGCTCGCGGCAATGGTCACATGGAGAGGGGTGACGGCCGACCGCGGGCTGGTCATCCGAAACACCAGCCATCCGATGGCCACGCCGGAGAGCAGCAGGAGTACTCCCGCAGCCACGGAGTGAAGGTGAGACGGCTTCGTAGTCGTCGCCACAACAGATGGCCCAGATGGCCCCGCCGTCACTGACGACCGTGGGGCGACCGAGATTCGAGAAGCCGCAGGCGTCTCCATCGCCAGCAGGTCGGAGGCGAGATCATCCACATGCTGATATCGGAGCTTTCGCTCTTTCGAAAGACACTTGTTGACGATACGCTCCAACTCCATCGGGACGCCCGTACGCAGGGACGTCAGGGGTTCGGGGTCCTGATTCAGGATACCGTACACGACGGCCTGCTCATAGTCGCCGGCAAACGGCATGCGGCCCGTCACCATCTCGTAGATGATGGCTCCCAGTGA of Rhodothermales bacterium contains these proteins:
- a CDS encoding serine/threonine-protein kinase, with the protein product MKPGTTISHYRVVGQLGRGGMGIVYKAEDTKLDRTVALKLLPPHALISEDDRARFYREARAAAALNHPNIAHVYEIDESFVVPAKAGTSPGTAEPPPDPEHRPFIAMEYIDGESLAERIEKGPLPLADVITIASALADGLKAAHDKEIVHRDMKAGNVMLTSAGIPKILDFGLAKTTASTKLTQMGSTLGTVAYMSPEQAKGEEVDRRSDIWSLGAIIYEMVTGRMPFAGDYEQAVVYGILNQDPEPLTSLRTGVPMELERIVNKCLSKERKLRYQHVDDLASDLLAMETPAASRISVAPRSSVTAGPSGPSVVATTTKPSHLHSVAAGVLLLLSGVAIGWLVFRMTSPRSAVTPLHVTIAASDEAGWLNYEPGSRQMSLSQDGTRLVYIGSLDSGLETLYMVDLTSSDPPRQLDHVELGSVSDPALSQDGESVAFGSFDGIKLVSIRGGSPKTLGDAVATPPGVSWTHADYVVYSPSVSDGLYRVSILGGEPVALTTPDSSLGETGHVRGVMLPDGKTVACVILGESQQLALIDTETGDRYTVSTEGMYPQFVEPDVLLYAEGNSLFAVKVDLSNYTLGRPRLILDDVAGRESWGTSQYTVSGTGSIVYLSGGKTLDRRLIRVDLEGNLEYLSDRGLGIDYFTPSPAGTHVALVLSDSRGSTELGLLDVATRDVQMLALGEGNQNSPVWSSDGKVLYFSSDRSGRVDIYMTRPGEGSGPDLLLASEFDDIAVSASNDGKLLTFLRDTRTSDGLDFWILPLDDSRPAYPFVQGPSEYLWATLSPDGRVVAYTSDESGRMEVYAVPFSGGRNRVKVSRTGETGGKIVWSSDGRYLYFVSDGRLMRSTLLDGDLRFSNPESVMEVDELRGRWVRGNWDFDPNGDGIITLTRLEPSELKMIVNWKTELEERISGE